The nucleotide sequence TACATACCACAcaataatgttgaaatattgGGTTGGCGCCTtctttcaaatgcaaaaataccaCCTTCTTAACTGGACCAATTTCACCTCTGAAAACTTGGCTATACTTCTTTACCAATGTATTGAGCTCAGGTACTTTTAATTCCTGTATTGGTAAAACGTTGGTATGACCTGATCTTGACCAGTCATAGACAAATGCGCATTCGTGACTACAAACAGATTGAGCTGCTCACAGTTCTCTTGATACTGAGCTGTCACACTAATCATACAGAgtggaataaaaatataatttttcctaTATAATCTTTGAATCTAATCTTCTTAGGTTCTAATTTAGCTTTGAACTGATTCGATTGATTCAGCGATAACAGTTTTTCAATAGTTATCTCGTTGGtgtttctgcaaaaaaataaattagaaaaaaattaaaaaaatgtcataccTACCTCCAGAACGTTTGAAATCTATTGTCGTCAGGGGCGGATGGGCAACAGGGGGAACCGGGAAAAATCCCagtaaaaattggatttcggcGCTAATTTTTACGCTAATTTTGGCTCGAATTCGGCGCCGCAGCAGCGCCGAAAGTGTAGCTCTgatatgaaagaaaaacattattttttacttcttgaaacacaaattttcaaaagctttcgccctcgcttcgctcgggcttgttttattttctttttcgaaatcatagatgaaaatttctaaaaaaaaaaaatcaagttgtaaggccgaaaaataaattttcatcctcacatcaaaaaacatcgttttatGCCTCtcctcgaaatacaaatttgcaagagctttcgccctcgctcgagtttcttctcttttttttttaaattatgtaacttcctaagaaaaatatcattctaattctaaaatttaagaaccaaaaaatgaactccttgcattaaaaaaaaactcgtttttaggcatctcaaaatgaaacttttcaaatgctttcgccctcgcttcgctcgggtaaATTTGTTTGTCATGCTCCAGAATTTGCACGTTCAGCAACAAAAATAACATCTTTTTACACCTTATAAGTTTGGATTTTCCgaaattttcgccctcgctccGCTCGGGCAAAATGTTCACCATTTTATGCCTCTTTTATTCAACTTAGGTATTTGGCTCAATTTAGTGTAGGTGTAAGTACATCATTTTTTAGTTATAaaactctaaatttttcaatattttgtttatCCTTTTACGAATACATACTTAGGTTGACTAAATTCAGcagacaaattttaatttaattcagtAAACAAAtctaatacatacctacactaATTTCAACTTCGTCAAATTGttccatattaaaaaaaatcaccaacttTTTGCGTTTTTCCCCCCTCAAAAGTTGACGAATTCCTAATTCTTATACCCCCCTTCAAAATGACCACATTGGCTGAAATATtcaaggtaaaaaaattcaaaaaaaagtacacaagaTTTTATTCCTttgtcacccccccccccctccaatcatCGCCTCCAAAAAACTAGCGTCACATCGGCACCGGCGCCAAATCCCGGTAACTTTAAAGTGCCCCATCCGCCCCTGATTGTCGTTGCTGGTTGTAATTAGAACCGATCTTAAAgctgtttcaaaaatcatagtTGGAACTCATACAGAGTGGGAGTATAATTTTTCCTTCATAATCTTCGAATCTAATCTTCTTAGGTTCTAATTTAGCTTTGAACTGATTCGATTGATTCAGCGATAACGGTTTTTTAATGGTTATCTTGTTGGtgtttctgcaaaaaataaattagaaaaaaattaaaaaatgtatctaccTCCAGAACGTCAGAATGTTTGAAATCTATTGTGGTTGCTGGTTGTAATTAGAACTGGTGTAAAGCCgtttcaaaaatcatggttGGCATACATTATTTTCCTAGTTAAATATTGTACTAcacatttaaattatttaataaaaacattATTACATAAAAAAACTCACTGATCTATCTTAATCTCAATCTGATCCATTTCTCGTCGAGATCCCGAGCTGCTTGGTCAGCAGCATTTACAAGAATTTCATATTGAGGAATGCAGGCACGTACGTAGCTTAAGAGATTTGACATTTAACAATGCGTTCTTCAGTTTCATCAAGGACACACATTTCTTCAATTGTTTCTTGTGTAGACCccagaaagaaaaaatcaaattgaaaaacgaaaacttACCAATATGCGGTCAATCAACAAATGCTGTATGTCGGTCCACATTTTGTACGTACTTTTCTTCAGCCATTTATGGTGACTTAATTGACCACAGCCGCATCGTTCATGCTcgaactgtaaaaaaattgattttgtatgATTAGTAGATAATTGTGCAAACATTTTAGGGAAggagcttttcaaaattgagggggcaaaatacattttcaaaatctaggtgCCAAAATCCAAGTTTGACCATGGAGGTTGGTATAgtacttttaaaaatggaataaaattatgTACCATGACTTTTTGCCTAGCTTGCAAAATTGTAGCACAACTTTGCTTACCTGAACTCAGGATTCATCATGCTTTTCAGCGGTAGCAATTTTTATTCCTTGCTGAGTGAACTGAATTTATACCTATACTTTAATACGTATCTCTTCAGGGACTTTCGTCCAAATTGAGTGTTTGGTTTGATAGCTCTTCAATCAGTGTGTTTTCAATTATATTCCATTGGAccaatatatgtacttacgtgGCGctggatttttaatttcgaaaaattgagatgaaaaaaattaatgcggAAAGGAatatactattttcaaaaaatgaacaaattttgttattttttttcttaccctaaaatttaaaaagtttttgaagctcaacaatttttgatttgctaaaaatttgattaaatttacaatttttgagcttcaaaaactttttaaattttaaagtgagaaaaaaatgatcataacaaaatttgtttattttttgacgtagtattcacttccgcatttatttttttcatcgcgattttttgaaattgaaaatcatttgtagccccttcaattttcaagttaggcaagaagtcataataggtaatttttttcatttttcaaagtacatacctCCGATTTCCATTGTCAACATTAGATTTTGGCTCTTAggttttgaaaacatattaccATCTCGACAAGGGGGCCATCGAAAAGGTTGGAGGAAAGTGGGCTAGTGGGCTCTAAAATGGTCCACAAAATAAATCCCTTtgttattcttgaaaattaggttttgttttcatttttgctggaatttaaatacaaaactggtttaaaattcattctagAACTGGTATCTATAATATCGTACGAAAATGACCTATAGAATCCAAAATGGTTCAAAGAAGTATTTGGCAATAGGAAGTACAGTAAAATGTAATGAACTACGTATCCGTCGGAAGTTCAAGTTCATGGCTATTTTTTAGTTATCTTCACATCCGTGGTTAATGATACCACGACGATACGACTCAGATTAAGTATATCTAACTTTCTGCCAAAATAGAAGTTTCGCTTTTATAATATACATACATGAGTACACGTCACTTTGAGCAACAGgttaaattgttgaaatgatTTTGGGTCAAacgtttgcaaaatttttcgcgattttttccattttaggaagCGTAACATGCTTAAGCAGACACCACTGCGAAGCTGAAACAGGTATGCAAATAGAGATATTCTCgtacaattaaaaataataaggtACTTACTCGTAAATATCCGTAAGCATGCTAGTCTTTAAATGTTCGCTAAAACTTCGAgtttttccagaaaaagtgaaatattgaacatgaaatttcaaattcttaccATTATCGTTTTGAGATAATTTCACTACGATTCTTCAAAATAACTCACGAAGGGATATATTTTACGTATACCAAGCGAAAAGAGGAGAATTATGGACTTCGAGTTTTTGCTAGTAAGATACCCAGATTTGTCCCAAAAActtcattagaaaattttccaaccaacACACGGGAAATTTCCAGATTTCCAGCAGAATCCTCAAACTTCTGCTCGTAAGATTCCTAGATTTGCCCCATAAACTTCAGGAGGCAATTTCTCATTCTCATCCCAATTCGATTTctagattcaaaaaaaaaaaataggctatGTTGAGGATCTTTAAAAGACtataggaaaaattttggatccccAGCTTGAACCATTACCACcgaggtttcaaaatttgaattttacatcgagaatcgaaaaaaaatgaaaattttggtggTAATATTGATCGTACCTAATAAATGATATCCATTCAGaagaaaaccatttttgaatttttaaaaaaaaattttcggtcattttacACAACCGTTGAATGGGTTcaaaatcatattatttttgCAAGTAATGCCAAATTCTTggaatggcgaaaaaaaaatttaaaaaagggtTCCTTAATATTAGTGGATAGACACCTAACattaatttgtcaaattttgttaTAATCAGGACCAAACTGGTATTTCCTATAACATTTTTTGCAGGCCTCACTAtcttgaggtgtcaccctccaatttgaatgggaccgcgatttttggaaagagcatggtttAAACCCCCCTTTCCAAATACAGCTGCCCATctgcatttttcgacttttggcgaacgtttgaaaattaaaaattgactgtttttggtgatttatgttttttttttttaaagtaatttcaccaagccattctggagcctttagcgcgatttttcgatttctccagaattttgaatatgctccagaaggcgtggcgaaatacagcgattcgtgacaatttccaaaatttccaaaatttcctggcaaacgagaaacttttgatttgtcaaaattctggagaaattaaaaaatcgcgctggatagaggctccagaatggctggaaatggtgaaatttggatttggggaattattattatctacttttagaacaaattttgattatttttatcgatCACGTGCGTACTTTAAAACATTTCAACAGGCAACTCCTCAGAAAAACTCAGGtgtcaattattttcaaactataATGCATCCATTTTACCGGATATTACTTCTCCAGATTACCTTCAAGCACTCGACTTGAATGTATTTTACGCTGATATAGTAAGTTTTTTCGTCGGTTTTTTCTCTCAACGTGATTAcattttttagtacctatatACATATTCTTTGCTGAGTAAGAAATTGATTTTACAGGACGTCTCAGGAATATTTCAATTGATTGGAGATGCCAAAGCTGttagtattttgaaattccGATTACTAGAATAGCTACCTACAGGGTGCACAGAAATTTCGAGTACTTACCCgaaaggaagtttttttttgctaaaaatacaaGTTGGCGACGTGAAATAGCTCGCATATGATTGGTAGAATGTCATCACCCCTATATAGTTATTCACTGTAACCAACCCAAATAACATAAAGATTTTTGGGGaatactcgatatttctgcgaaTGTGTTAGAAGTATTTTTCGTAGATTTCAAGCATCTTTTTGTCAACTTCGTTACCTATATCTAGATTTGGGAAGACAAGCAAATGATTTGGGAGCCAAATGAACATAATAATACATATTCTTTAAATATTCAGAATGATATGGACCAAATATGGAAACCGGATTTCATTTTGACCAAGTATGctacttatttttcaagaattcgtcTCTATATAGattaaatacataggtagattTAATCCTGGCCATTGTGAAGCCTTGTGGTCCCCAAATCAAGCActacaaggtttttttttatatatgaAACGATGCAAAATTGAATGTCATGCACtctaatgtgaaatttttttggtgggcaCCACAAGTAGGTACCgttatataggtataggtacaggtTAATAGGTACCCATTCTCAAAAGTATAATGGATGGTAACCATAATGTTATAGTGTTACGTTATTTTTATTCCAGCTATATATTTCCAAAGAATAAATCTTTACTTGTGTCTGACTATAACGCCACAATAATGCATAACGGAACAATaatctttttgatgaaatatatcAGTATACAAGCAAAGTGTCAGGTCACAGTAAAAAGCAGGCCATGGTTTAATCATACTTGTCAGCTTGATTTGAAAACCAGTTCACCAAATTCCCTATTCATTATTCATCAAGACAGTGTAAGTGAATCCCTTGTGCAAGTTGTGCACTCATTGTTAAGATCACAGGTGAtaactttgattttcaatttgtaacatttaataAAGGTTGtaaatgctgaaattgaatCACCATGGACAGTGAATAAAACTCGACAAATGAAACCGAAAGATGACAATAATGAGCCACCCAATTATTCGATATCGATTGATGTGGAATTACACAGGAACATCAGTCTTTACAATTCCACACGATGTATCTCAGATCCAAGTTCGTATAAtgtcattatcatcatcattttaaacatattatttttgtagaaaGAAATTGTCTGTCCATTGTACGTAGTAGGCACTAACAAATAATATCAACTACTAGAAATACTGCCAACTGAACCTGAAAAGTTCAGCCCTTGTCCCCTCAAATGAACCAGGATGGTCCAAATTTGCACCATAAAGTGCCAAGATGTCACTGATTAGATCCTTTGAATAGTCTGCAGCTCCCCAAAATTGGCCCAGGAGGcgggttttcatttttacctagAGTAATCTGGACATTATTCATTCTAGAATTTCAGtaacctgaaaaattttacctactacttcaaaattgattttattgttgagatttttcaacaggCACCTTTGAAGAGCAGgtcaaatgtaatttttccacTCTCAACTTGCTTTCACCTCCATCTGAAGCGAATGTGTCGCAAGTGGATAGTCCTTTAATAGATTTGTACTTTAGTTACGTTGATTTGGTAagattttcttcatattttacctatttttaaacgTGCAATTTATCGATGAAGAATGCTAATTACATTCGATTGATCCAATTTGTTAGAATATCGaagatggaatatttttattgattggaAAAATCCACGTGGTAAGTCTGGTACAAAACTGAACTCTATTAAGGTATGCAAGGTTAAACGAGGGAATCTCTTTTAATCCACTgttgtacatacctactcacATGTATGTGTTTGACAGCAATGGCGTGATGGCCGAATAACCTGGGACAAACAGAAATTCGGAAACCTTTGGTATATACGAAATTTTGACGTTCATTCAATATGGAAGCCTAGTTTGATTTTAAACAAGTAATGAATATTTCTATTGGAAAACGCATAGAGCATAGATAAACAATTATTgcattttaaaaagcaaaaaatggaaaaaatttcagccactTGTTTCCAGAAGACCGCTTTTACAATGAAACATTCGGTGTAGGTGACTTGACGATATATGCTGGTGGCCTTATGATGTGGGATACATCAGTGCGTTTACCTACGAGATGTGACATGAATTATGCTAGTTGGCCATGGGAACCTCGAACGTGTTGTTTGAATTTTACTTACAATACACCCGCTATGGACCTTTATTTGCTAAAAGTACACCTTGGTTTActtaattatgtatttgaacCTATTTTATATTTAATGCATTACCTACCGAATACGATTTTAAATCCATAGGTATTGTCTAAGCACCCTGGAGTACCATCATTATGGACAATCACCAACATGAAAGAAGAATACGAGTACCCCAAATTGAACGTCGAAGTaaccttgaaaatgaaaagcaattCTTTGCAAGTCGTTTGGTGTTCAacttttattggtttgtacaaatatttttgtatctacctacataatgtAGTTGTGAAGACCATAGTAGAcaagatttttgatattttcaatcaaaagcAAGATCTTTTTGGTGGTAtctattgaccaaaaaagcaaaacttgttcacaattttagcaaaaaaaaataaatatataggtaggtacattgtacAATTAGAACTTTCTATCAAGTTTTAGcgatttggaccattttttttgtagaatttcaccaaaaaaacattaaaaaaattttttttcaaaaaatggaaaatttattgtagtttttgaaaaaaaaaacgatttttggcagttttgcaaaaagcaaaatttatttggtaattctagaaaaaagaaatactttttgaaaattttagcatctaaaaaaaacaactttttcatttttagcaatttttgcaagaaattaattttttttagaaaacaaaacttttttgaattcaactttGACAaagagctttttcaaaaaattgagggacTTCCCATTCTTAAAATTTATTTGGTtatctttacaaaaaaatttcattacaaaacCAGGTACATATTTTGCTGGAatggtctgaaaacacccactgattgaaatagtgtctgtctcaaacacaggtcctaacttgggtgtCAACACAGCCACTCATTGAAGTAGTGTTTGTTTCAAACACGGGtactaacttgggtctgaaaacacccactgattgagatagtgtctgtttcaaacataggtccttacttgggtctgaaaacacccactgattgaaacagtgtctgtctcaaacacagatcctaacttgggtctgaagacacccactgattgaaacagtgtctgtctcaaacacaggtcctaagtTGGGTCTGAagacacccactgattgaaacagtgtctgtttcaaacacgggtactaacttgggtctgaaaacacccactgattgagaTACGGTCTGTTTCAAACATAGGTCCTTACATGGGTCTGAAAACAACACCTGATTGAAATAGTGTCAATTTCAAACACAGATTCTAACTTGGgtttgaaaacacccactgattgaaacagtgtctgtctcaaacacaggtcttAACTTGGGTCTGagcacacccactgattgaaataattatagtgtctgtctcaatcacaggtcctaacttgggtgtCAACACACCCACTCATTGAAgtagtgtctgtttcaaacacggGTACTAATTTGGGTCTGAGCACACCCACTGATAGAAATAGGTGGTGTTTGGCTCAAACAGAGGTCCTAACTGTGGTCTGAAAatacccactgattgaaacagtgtctgtctcaaacacaggtcttaacttgggtctgaaaacacccactgattgaaatactgtcagtttcaaacacagatcctaacttgggtctgaaaataCCCACTGATAGAAATAGTGTCTGGCTCAAACAGAGGTCCTAACTGTGGTCTGAAAatacccactgattgaaacagtgtctgtctcaaacacaggtcttaacttgggtctgaaaacacccactgattgaaatactgtcagtttcaaacacagatcctaacttgggtctgaaaataCCCACTGATAGAAATAGTGTCTGGCTCAAACAGAGGTCCTAACTGTGGTCTGAAAatacccactgattgaaacagtgtctgtctcaaacacaggtcttaacttgggtctgaaaacacccactgattgaaatactgtcagtttcaaacacagatcctaacttgggtctgaaaataCCCACTGATAGAAATAGTGTCTGGCTCAAACAGAGGTCCTAACTGTGGTCTGAAAatacccactgattgaaacagtgtctgtctcaaacacaggtcttaacttgggtctgaaaacacccactgattgaaatactgtcagtttcaaacacagatcctaacttgggtctgaaaataCCCACTGATAGAAATAGTGTCTGGCTCAAACAGAGGTCCTAACTGTGGTCTGAAAatacccactgattgaaacagtgtctgtctcaattCTCAAACACAGGTACTAACTTGGATCTGACCACACCTTCACTTTAGTGAGCAACAAGAAcccaatttcataaattttttgggCTAAGATACACGTACAAGAGTGGAAATACAACCTTATATGATTTTTTACTCACAATTTCTGCAGATtattcttttttcacttttttgtttttttgataattacattGGTGAAATTAATTGCATCATTATCCAATTTTAATCGATTCTAATTTAATATCCTCAGGTGAAGTGGAAGGGTGGGTAGCACCCTCATAACTACCTGATAGGGGTTATCTTGTTTCAACTGAGTTGTATGGTGCCCAATTTCATACATTTTGTGACTAGAATTCTTCCTTAGGTATATAGCCTCCAGTGCACTATACACTGCTCTAAAGCTTTGCTCATTTGAGCATGCTATTTTAACATCTCCATTAGAGAGGGTTTGCAGTATAGGATTCTCACTCCCTTCCAGACTTCCTGACATTGCAGTAAATTTagtaataggtattttaaattctACTTACATAAATACGAGGTAGAATGAGTAGGTACActcgtttgttttttaaaaaaagtgaataaaatagCTAACCCATTTTATAGCTCTGTGTTTAGTGATGCTGccatcatttttaatttcgcCAATAAGTAACATCAAGCTGACATCGAAAGTAATATCCCTGCTactgtttacaatttttctgacaattttgatcaattcaATTCCCAATTTCACTTTGATTGCTCCCAATTTCAGTAAGTGACGACATAAAAGACTCTTGTGTGAAATTTTATGCATAAGTAGGTATCATGTTTTAATCTGATTCGTTTATGTTTTCTGCTTCAGTGCTTGGATACATAATGTTATTGATAATTTTGGGAATATCTAGTTGTATCACTGCCTACTTGGTTCGATTAgcaaaaaaatcgcattcatTCAACTCATCACTGAGCatggtaggtacatacctactactTCAATTTATTATCTAGCCGAGTGCGAGGAACGACTCAAGTAACGCGTTTGTGAGAAACTCAAGCgcgatgctttttttttttatcatccgTACTGTAACATATGATCATGTGAAGTTTTTCAGCCATATTCATACATTTCTCATCTTttgtatgttttcaaatttaggaaaatttgaattctgaagAAAACGAATGCAATAAAAGCACAATGAAAACAAAACTGTTTAAAGTTTTCCATTCTACTCGTGATGAATATATTCCTGAGGAATCCTTATCGAATATGCATCAAGATAAAAGGTTGAAAATAGCTGCAGTGATCGAGTATTCATCACTTGCAATTTGTTCAATTATTTGTGTATTTCTTTTCGTAAGTTTCATAAGCTGAAATACCAGAATGCTGTAGGTAGCCTATTTCGTGTCAATTTGAtagtattttttctaaatacaaTCATTATTATTCCATGTGAATCATACTACACATTGAAACACATATTCGAATAAACTTCAGAGTGATTATCGAAATACCCACAGCGATCAACTTTTAATTCGTTTACCTCTTatgtaattcaattttggaCCCATTTCTGGTGCATTTGGACCCGGTTCCCGAATGATGAGGTGATTTGAACATGTTTTCCGCAGATACTCAAACACAGCTGGTGAGTTTTTTCATACCAAGAAAGAGTACAATGACAATGaaacaatttattgaaaaattagctattttattttatgaaatttcaaaaatattgaaatttttttataagaaatgaaaaaatttgagggcagttgaaattttga is from Planococcus citri chromosome 1, ihPlaCitr1.1, whole genome shotgun sequence and encodes:
- the LOC135842489 gene encoding uncharacterized protein LOC135842489, coding for MILGQTFAKFFAIFSILGSVTCLSRHHCEAETGNSSEKLRCQLFSNYNASILPDITSPDYLQALDLNVFYADIDVSGIFQLIGDAKAIWEDKQMIWEPNEHNNTYSLNIQNDMDQIWKPDFILTNYIFPKNKSLLVSDYNATIMHNGTIIFLMKYISIQAKCQVTVKSRPWFNHTCQLDLKTSSPNSLFIIHQDSVVNAEIESPWTVNKTRQMKPKDDNNEPPNYSISIDVELHRNISLYNSTRCISDPSTFEEQVKCNFSTLNLLSPPSEANVSQVDSPLIDLYFSYVDLNIEDGIFLLIGKIHVQWRDGRITWDKQKFGNLWYIRNFDVHSIWKPSLILNNHLFPEDRFYNETFGVGDLTIYAGGLMMWDTSVRLPTRCDMNYASWPWEPRTCCLNFTYNTPAMDLYLLKVLSKHPGVPSLWTITNMKEEYEYPKLNVEVTLKMKSNSLQVVWCSTFIALCLVMLPSFLISPISNIKLTSKVISLLLFTIFLTILINSIPNFTLIAPNFMLGYIMLLIILGISSCITAYLVRLAKKSHSFNSSLSMENLNSEENECNKSTMKTKLFKVFHSTRDEYIPEESLSNMHQDKRLKIAAVIEYSSLAICSIICVFLFVSFIS